One genomic segment of Lysobacter sp. 5GHs7-4 includes these proteins:
- the cysS gene encoding cysteine--tRNA ligase, producing the protein MSLHLYNSLTRRVEPFVPIDPARPTMYVCGPTVYNYVHIGNARGPVVFGVLADLLRRRHGGLVYARNITDVDDKINAAAAEQRVPISAITDRFAAAYREDMAALGVRAPDLEPAATAHIDQIIAMIQRLIENGHAYAAEGHALFAIGSFDRYGKLSRRDPEEMLAGARVEVAPYKRDAGDFVLWKPSSDDLPGWDSPWGRGRPGWHIECSAMAAAHLGETIDIHAGGVDLQFPHHENEIAQSECAHGGKVFARHWLHNGMLNFGGAKMSKSLGNIEKVHDLVRAHPPEALRYALLSAHYRQPLDWSDTLVEQSVRTLDRLYGTLRDLADVEVDGIEIPAAIEAALDDDLSTPQALAEIARIAAEARKAEGDERAARKRELLGAGLALGLLQQDPAAWFARGADGGDDARIQGLIDERAAAKKNRDFARSDAIRDQLAAEGILLEDTPQGVRWVRRRA; encoded by the coding sequence ATGAGCCTGCATCTCTACAACAGCCTGACGCGACGGGTCGAGCCGTTCGTACCCATCGATCCCGCCCGCCCGACCATGTACGTGTGCGGGCCGACGGTCTACAACTACGTGCACATCGGCAACGCCCGCGGGCCGGTGGTGTTCGGCGTGCTCGCCGACCTGCTGCGCCGCCGCCATGGCGGCCTGGTCTATGCGCGCAACATCACCGACGTGGACGACAAGATCAACGCCGCCGCCGCCGAGCAGCGGGTGCCGATCTCGGCCATCACCGACCGCTTCGCCGCGGCTTATCGCGAGGACATGGCCGCGCTAGGCGTGCGCGCGCCGGACCTGGAACCGGCCGCGACCGCGCACATCGACCAGATCATCGCCATGATCCAGCGCCTGATCGAGAACGGCCATGCCTACGCCGCCGAGGGCCACGCCCTGTTCGCGATCGGCAGTTTCGACCGTTACGGCAAGCTGTCGCGCCGCGATCCGGAGGAAATGCTGGCCGGTGCGCGCGTCGAGGTGGCGCCGTACAAGCGCGATGCCGGCGACTTCGTGCTGTGGAAGCCGTCCAGCGACGACCTGCCCGGCTGGGATTCGCCCTGGGGCCGCGGCCGCCCGGGCTGGCACATCGAATGCTCGGCGATGGCCGCCGCCCACCTGGGCGAAACCATCGACATCCACGCCGGCGGCGTCGACCTGCAGTTCCCGCACCACGAGAACGAAATCGCGCAGAGCGAATGCGCGCACGGCGGCAAGGTCTTCGCCCGCCACTGGCTGCACAACGGCATGCTGAATTTCGGCGGCGCCAAGATGTCCAAGTCGCTGGGCAACATCGAGAAGGTCCACGACCTGGTGCGTGCGCATCCGCCCGAGGCGCTGCGCTATGCCCTGCTCTCGGCGCATTACCGCCAACCGCTGGACTGGTCGGACACGCTGGTCGAGCAGAGCGTGCGCACGCTGGACCGGTTGTACGGGACGTTGCGCGACCTGGCCGACGTCGAGGTCGACGGCATCGAGATTCCGGCCGCGATCGAGGCCGCGCTGGACGACGATCTCAGCACGCCGCAGGCGCTGGCCGAGATCGCCCGCATCGCCGCCGAGGCGCGCAAGGCCGAGGGCGACGAGCGCGCAGCGCGCAAGCGCGAACTGCTGGGCGCCGGTCTGGCCCTGGGACTGCTGCAGCAGGACCCGGCGGCCTGGTTCGCGCGCGGCGCCGACGGCGGCGACGATGCCCGCATCCAGGGTCTGATCGACGAGCGCGCCGCGGCCAAGAAGAACCGCGATTTCGCGCGTTCCGACGCGATCCGCGATCAGCTGGCCGCGGAAGGGATCTTGCTGGAGGACACGCCGCAGGGAGTGCGGTGGGTGAGAAGGCGCGCTTAG
- a CDS encoding N-acetylornithine carbamoyltransferase, with protein sequence MIKHFLNTQDWSRADLDALLAQAAAFKRSKLGDQLKGKSIALVFFNPSMRTRTSFELGAFQLGGHAVVLQPGKDAWPIEFELGTVMDGDTEEHIAEVARVLGRYVDLIGVRAFPKFVDWANDRQDKVLASFAKYSPVPVINMETITHPCQELAHALALQEHFGTSDLRGKKYVLTWTYHPKPLNTAVANSALTIATRLGMDVTLLCPTPEYVLDERYMGWAEQNVAESGGSLTVSHDIESAYTGADVVYAKSWGALPYFGNWGPEKPIRDQYQHFIVDEAKMALTNNGVFSHCLPLRRNVKATDAVMDSPQCIAIDEAENRLHVQKAIMAALIGQ encoded by the coding sequence ATGATCAAGCACTTCCTCAACACCCAGGACTGGTCGCGCGCCGACCTCGACGCGCTGCTGGCGCAGGCCGCCGCGTTCAAGCGCAGCAAGCTGGGCGACCAGTTGAAAGGCAAGTCGATCGCGCTGGTGTTCTTCAACCCGTCCATGCGCACCCGCACCAGCTTCGAGCTGGGCGCGTTCCAGCTCGGCGGCCACGCCGTGGTGCTGCAGCCGGGCAAGGACGCCTGGCCGATCGAGTTCGAGCTGGGCACGGTCATGGACGGCGACACCGAGGAGCACATCGCCGAGGTGGCCCGGGTGCTGGGCCGCTACGTCGACCTGATCGGCGTGCGCGCGTTCCCGAAGTTCGTCGACTGGGCCAACGACCGCCAGGACAAGGTGCTGGCCAGCTTCGCCAAGTACTCGCCGGTGCCGGTGATCAACATGGAGACCATCACCCATCCCTGCCAGGAGCTCGCGCACGCGCTGGCGCTGCAGGAGCATTTCGGCACCAGCGACCTGCGCGGCAAGAAGTACGTGCTGACCTGGACCTACCATCCCAAGCCGCTCAACACCGCGGTCGCCAATTCGGCGCTGACCATCGCCACCCGCCTGGGCATGGACGTGACCCTGCTGTGCCCCACACCGGAGTACGTGCTGGACGAGCGCTACATGGGCTGGGCCGAGCAGAACGTCGCCGAGAGCGGCGGCTCGCTCACCGTCAGCCACGATATCGAAAGCGCCTACACCGGCGCCGACGTGGTCTACGCCAAGAGCTGGGGCGCGTTGCCGTACTTCGGCAACTGGGGCCCGGAAAAGCCCATCCGCGACCAGTACCAGCACTTCATCGTCGACGAGGCCAAGATGGCGCTGACCAACAACGGCGTGTTCAGCCACTGCCTGCCGCTGCGCCGCAACGTCAAGGCCACCGACGCGGTGATGGATTCGCCGCAGTGCATCGCCATCGACGAGGCGGAAAATCGCCTGCACGTGCAGAAGGCGATCATGGCGGCGCTGATCGGCCAGTAA
- a CDS encoding argininosuccinate synthase, with product MSKDIVLAFSGGLDTSFCVPYLQERGWAVHTVFADTGGVDAEERAFIEQRAAELGVASHVTVDGGPAIWSGFVKPFVWAGEGYQGQYPLLVSDRYLIVEAALARAAELGTKAIAHGCTGMGNDQVRFDLAVKALGDYEIVAPIREIQKEHTEVRAYEQKYLEERGFGVRAKQKAYTINENLLGLTMSGGEIDRWQAPGEGARGWCKPRAEWPAAPLKVAIRFENGEAVALDGEKIAGHVLLAKLNGLFAQYGVGRGLYTGDTTIGLKGRIIFEAPGLIALLTAHRALEEAVLTKQQNRFKPDVARKWVELVYEGFFHDPLKTDLEAFLASSQSTVNGEVVLETSGGVVDAVAISSPHILNAKGATYAQAADWGVAEAEGFIKLFGMSSTLWAEINRKN from the coding sequence ATGAGCAAAGACATCGTCCTCGCCTTCTCCGGCGGCCTCGACACCAGCTTCTGCGTGCCCTATCTGCAGGAGCGCGGCTGGGCCGTGCACACCGTGTTCGCCGACACCGGCGGCGTCGACGCCGAGGAGCGCGCCTTCATCGAGCAGCGCGCGGCCGAGTTGGGCGTGGCCAGCCATGTCACCGTCGACGGCGGTCCGGCGATCTGGTCGGGTTTCGTCAAGCCCTTCGTGTGGGCCGGCGAGGGCTATCAGGGGCAGTACCCGCTGTTGGTGTCGGACCGCTATCTGATCGTCGAAGCCGCGCTCGCGCGCGCCGCCGAGCTGGGCACCAAGGCGATCGCGCACGGCTGCACCGGCATGGGCAACGATCAGGTGCGTTTCGACCTGGCGGTGAAGGCGCTGGGCGATTACGAGATCGTCGCGCCGATCCGCGAAATCCAGAAGGAGCACACCGAGGTGCGCGCCTACGAGCAGAAGTATCTGGAGGAGCGCGGCTTCGGCGTGCGCGCCAAGCAGAAGGCCTACACCATCAACGAGAACCTGCTCGGTCTGACCATGTCCGGCGGCGAGATCGACCGCTGGCAGGCGCCGGGCGAGGGCGCGCGCGGCTGGTGCAAGCCGCGCGCCGAGTGGCCGGCGGCGCCGCTGAAGGTCGCGATCCGCTTCGAGAACGGCGAGGCGGTGGCGCTGGATGGCGAGAAGATCGCCGGACACGTGTTGCTGGCCAAGCTCAACGGCTTGTTCGCGCAGTACGGCGTCGGCCGCGGCCTGTACACCGGCGACACCACGATCGGCCTCAAGGGCCGGATCATCTTCGAGGCGCCGGGCCTGATCGCGCTGCTGACCGCGCATCGCGCGCTGGAAGAAGCGGTGCTGACCAAGCAGCAGAATCGCTTCAAGCCGGACGTGGCGCGCAAGTGGGTGGAGCTGGTCTACGAAGGCTTCTTCCACGATCCGCTCAAGACCGACCTGGAGGCCTTCCTGGCCAGTTCGCAGTCCACCGTCAACGGCGAAGTGGTGCTGGAAACGTCCGGCGGCGTGGTCGATGCGGTCGCGATCAGCTCGCCGCACATCCTCAACGCCAAGGGCGCGACCTATGCGCAGGCCGCGGACTGGGGCGTGGCGGAGGCCGAGGGCTTCATCAAGCTGTTCGGCATGAGCAGCACGCTGTGGGCTGAGATCAACCGCAAGAACTGA
- a CDS encoding acetylornithine deacetylase produces MLPEVLKHLDALVSFDTRNPPRQIGTGGIFDYLRSQLEGFRVEVVDHGDGAVSMLAVRGQPTRLFNVHLDTVPSSQHWSADPHRLRVTGDRAIGLGACDIKGAAAGLLAGAAVSTGDAAFLFSTDEEANDPRCIAGFLATQHGFNEVVVAEPTQCEAVLAHRGISSVLLKFRGVAGHASGANAMQASALHQTMRWGGKALDYVESQSHQRFGGLTGLRFNIGRVEGGIKANMIAPSAELRFGFRPLPSQSIDGLHETFGTLIEAGAIERYEETFRGPSLPAGDVATAEQRRLEARDLADALDLPIGNAVDFWTEASLFSAAGLTAIVYGPGDIAQAHTADEWVSLEQLERYARSVARIMGGQV; encoded by the coding sequence ATGCTTCCCGAAGTTCTGAAACACCTCGACGCCCTGGTGTCCTTCGACACCCGCAACCCGCCGCGCCAGATCGGCACGGGCGGCATCTTCGATTACCTGCGTAGCCAGCTCGAAGGCTTCCGCGTCGAGGTCGTCGACCACGGCGACGGCGCGGTGTCGATGCTGGCCGTGCGCGGCCAGCCGACCCGGCTTTTCAACGTGCATCTCGACACCGTGCCGTCCTCGCAGCACTGGAGCGCCGACCCGCATCGCCTGCGCGTGACCGGCGATCGCGCGATCGGGCTGGGCGCCTGCGACATCAAGGGCGCGGCGGCCGGTCTGCTGGCCGGGGCGGCGGTGAGCACGGGCGATGCCGCGTTCCTGTTCAGTACCGACGAAGAAGCCAACGACCCGCGCTGCATCGCCGGGTTCCTGGCCACCCAGCATGGCTTCAACGAAGTCGTCGTCGCCGAGCCGACCCAGTGCGAGGCCGTACTCGCGCATCGCGGCATCAGTTCGGTGCTGCTGAAGTTCCGTGGCGTCGCCGGGCATGCCTCGGGCGCGAACGCGATGCAGGCCAGCGCGCTGCACCAGACCATGCGTTGGGGCGGCAAGGCCCTGGACTACGTCGAATCGCAGTCGCACCAGCGCTTCGGCGGCCTGACCGGCCTGCGTTTCAACATCGGCCGTGTCGAAGGCGGCATCAAGGCCAACATGATCGCGCCCAGCGCCGAGCTGCGTTTCGGCTTCCGCCCGCTGCCCTCTCAGTCGATCGACGGTCTGCATGAAACCTTCGGCACTCTGATCGAGGCCGGCGCGATCGAGCGTTACGAGGAAACCTTCCGCGGCCCCTCGCTGCCCGCCGGCGACGTCGCCACGGCCGAGCAGCGCCGCCTGGAAGCGCGCGACCTCGCCGACGCGCTGGATCTGCCGATCGGCAATGCGGTCGACTTCTGGACCGAGGCTTCGCTGTTCTCGGCCGCCGGCCTGACCGCGATCGTGTACGGCCCCGGCGACATCGCCCAGGCGCACACTGCAGACGAGTGGGTGAGTCTGGAGCAACTGGAGCGTTACGCGCGCAGCGTCGCCCGCATCATGGGAGGCCAGGTCTGA
- a CDS encoding acetylglutamate kinase yields MAISMDNHLQTRQTIVRLLSSMASAKEISQYLKRFSQLDAKRFAVVKVGGAVLRDDLEALTSSLAFLQDVGLTPIVIHGAGPQLDEELSAAGIVKQTVNGLRVTSPEALAIVRRVFQSQNLKLVEALQSGDGRATSIISGVFEADYLDRDTYGLVGEVKKVNLAPIEASLQAGSIPVIASLGETAGGQILNVNADFAANELVQVLQPYKIVFLTGTGGLLDDNGRVIDSINLSTEYEDLIQQPWINGGMRVKIEQIKDLLDKLPLTSSVSITKPAELAKELFTHKGSGTLVRRGERVLQAQRWDELDQARLRSLIESAFGRKLVGDYFERTALKRAYVSENYRAAVILIEAEGRTYLDKFAVLDDAQGEGLGRAVWQVMREQNPSVFWRSRHGNPVNPFYYSESDGCLKQEKWKVFWYGMDGFDEIAACVDYAGRRTPTLED; encoded by the coding sequence ATGGCCATTTCGATGGACAACCACCTGCAGACCCGCCAGACCATCGTGCGGTTGCTGTCCTCCATGGCCAGCGCCAAGGAGATCTCGCAGTACCTCAAGCGCTTCTCGCAGCTCGACGCCAAACGCTTCGCCGTGGTCAAGGTCGGCGGCGCGGTGCTGCGCGACGATCTGGAAGCGCTGACCTCGTCGCTGGCGTTCCTGCAGGACGTGGGCCTGACGCCGATCGTGATCCACGGCGCCGGCCCGCAGTTGGACGAGGAGCTGTCGGCGGCCGGCATCGTCAAGCAGACCGTCAACGGCCTGCGCGTGACCTCGCCCGAAGCGCTGGCGATCGTGCGGCGCGTGTTCCAGTCGCAGAACCTCAAGCTGGTCGAAGCGCTGCAATCCGGCGACGGCCGCGCGACCTCGATCATCTCCGGCGTGTTCGAGGCCGACTATCTGGACCGCGACACTTACGGCCTGGTCGGCGAGGTGAAGAAGGTCAACCTGGCGCCGATCGAGGCCAGCCTGCAGGCCGGTTCGATCCCGGTGATCGCCAGCCTGGGCGAAACCGCGGGCGGACAGATTCTCAACGTCAACGCCGATTTCGCCGCCAACGAACTGGTGCAGGTGCTGCAGCCGTACAAGATCGTGTTCCTGACCGGCACCGGCGGCCTGCTCGACGACAACGGCCGGGTGATCGACTCGATCAACCTGTCCACCGAGTACGAAGACCTGATCCAGCAGCCGTGGATCAACGGCGGCATGCGGGTCAAGATCGAACAGATCAAGGACCTGCTGGACAAGCTGCCGCTGACCTCGTCGGTGTCGATCACCAAGCCGGCCGAACTGGCCAAGGAACTGTTCACCCACAAGGGCTCGGGCACCCTGGTGCGCCGCGGCGAGCGCGTGCTGCAGGCGCAGCGCTGGGACGAGCTGGACCAGGCGCGGCTGCGTTCGCTGATCGAATCGGCGTTCGGCCGCAAGCTGGTCGGCGACTACTTCGAGCGCACCGCACTCAAGCGCGCCTACGTGAGCGAAAACTACCGCGCCGCGGTGATCCTGATCGAGGCCGAGGGCCGCACCTACCTGGACAAGTTCGCGGTGCTGGACGACGCCCAGGGCGAAGGCCTGGGCCGCGCGGTGTGGCAGGTCATGCGCGAACAGAACCCCAGCGTGTTCTGGCGCTCGCGCCATGGCAATCCGGTCAACCCGTTCTATTACTCCGAATCCGACGGCTGCCTGAAGCAGGAGAAGTGGAAGGTGTTCTGGTACGGCATGGACGGCTTCGACGAGATCGCCGCCTGCGTGGACTACGCCGGCCGGCGCACGCCGACGCTGGAGGACTGA
- a CDS encoding GNAT family N-acetyltransferase, whose amino-acid sequence MDDRSSVDWGAQPRLSGEHVALEPLSPHHADGLRAALAGGELAKAWYTNVPAPEGVDAYIDSALAMQAKGVAWAYAVLDAAGEVVGSTRYYDMDAAVPRVQIGYTFYAPRVQRTGLNTQAKLLLLGHAFERMGCIAVGFETSWFNLASRAAIARLGAKQDGVLRNHRRHADGSRRDTVAFSIIDSEWPAVKRNLQYKLDQHAQGVATHG is encoded by the coding sequence ATGGACGACCGCAGTTCGGTGGATTGGGGCGCGCAGCCGCGACTGAGCGGCGAGCACGTGGCGTTGGAACCGTTGAGCCCGCACCACGCCGATGGCCTGCGCGCAGCGCTGGCCGGCGGCGAACTGGCCAAGGCCTGGTACACCAACGTGCCGGCGCCCGAAGGCGTGGATGCCTACATCGACAGCGCGCTGGCGATGCAGGCCAAGGGCGTCGCCTGGGCCTACGCCGTGCTCGATGCGGCGGGCGAGGTGGTCGGCAGCACCCGCTACTACGACATGGATGCCGCGGTGCCGCGCGTCCAGATCGGCTATACCTTTTACGCGCCGCGCGTGCAGCGCACCGGTTTGAACACCCAGGCCAAGCTGCTGTTGCTGGGACATGCCTTCGAGCGCATGGGCTGCATCGCGGTGGGTTTCGAAACCAGCTGGTTCAACCTGGCCTCGCGCGCCGCGATCGCCCGCCTGGGCGCCAAGCAGGACGGCGTGTTGCGCAATCACCGCCGCCACGCCGATGGCAGCCGCCGCGACACGGTGGCGTTCTCGATCATCGACAGCGAGTGGCCGGCGGTGAAACGCAATCTTCAGTACAAGCTCGACCAGCATGCCCAAGGAGTCGCGACGCATGGCTAA
- the argC gene encoding N-acetyl-gamma-glutamyl-phosphate reductase, producing MAKTVGIVGARGHVGAELIRLIAAHPHFELGFVSSRERDGQRVAEHFPEVDGDLRYSAPSHEQLPQHGADAVILALPNGKAADCVAAFDAAGADPVIVDLSADYRFDDGWYYGLPELTRQRYDGQRRISNPGCYATAMQLAVAPLLDVLDGPVQCFGVSGYSGAGTTPSDKNDPDKLRDNLMPYALTGHVHEREVTRQLGHAVEFLPHVAPHFRGLTITANLHLNRSLTREALIARYRERYAGEALVRVLDEAPWVSAIAGHHHVELGGFALSDDGRRAVVVATEDNLLKGAATQALQNLNLAFGYDEAAGIPL from the coding sequence ATGGCTAAGACCGTAGGCATCGTCGGCGCGCGCGGCCACGTCGGCGCGGAGCTGATCCGCCTGATCGCCGCGCATCCGCATTTCGAACTCGGCTTCGTGTCCTCGCGCGAGCGCGACGGCCAACGCGTGGCCGAGCACTTCCCCGAAGTCGACGGCGACCTGCGCTACAGCGCGCCCTCGCACGAGCAATTGCCGCAGCACGGCGCCGACGCGGTGATCCTGGCCCTGCCCAACGGCAAGGCCGCCGACTGCGTGGCCGCGTTCGACGCGGCGGGCGCGGATCCGGTGATCGTCGATCTCTCGGCCGACTACCGTTTCGACGACGGCTGGTACTACGGCCTGCCCGAACTCACGCGCCAGCGTTACGACGGCCAGCGCCGGATCAGCAATCCCGGCTGCTATGCCACCGCGATGCAGTTGGCGGTGGCGCCGCTGCTGGACGTGCTGGACGGGCCGGTGCAGTGCTTCGGCGTGTCCGGTTATTCCGGCGCTGGCACCACGCCGTCGGACAAGAACGATCCCGACAAGCTGCGCGACAACTTGATGCCGTACGCCTTGACCGGCCACGTGCACGAGCGCGAGGTCACGCGTCAGCTCGGCCATGCGGTGGAGTTCCTGCCGCACGTGGCGCCGCATTTTCGCGGCCTCACGATCACCGCCAACCTGCATCTGAACCGGTCGCTGACACGCGAGGCGCTGATCGCGCGCTATCGCGAACGCTACGCCGGCGAGGCCCTGGTGCGCGTGCTGGACGAAGCGCCCTGGGTCAGCGCGATCGCGGGCCACCATCACGTCGAGCTGGGCGGCTTCGCCCTGAGCGACGATGGCCGCCGCGCGGTGGTCGTGGCGACTGAAGACAACCTGCTCAAGGGCGCCGCCACCCAGGCGCTGCAGAACCTCAATCTGGCGTTCGGCTACGACGAAGCCGCCGGCATCCCCCTGTAA